GGTCGAGCCAGATCTGCGCCCGGTCGTAGAAGTTGGCGAACGGGCCCCCCACGGTGCTGCCCAGCACGTAGGCCAGGTAGGCGCCGCCGAAGAACAGGATCAGACCGATGAGCAGCCAACTCACCCGCTCGGTGGCGATGTAGAGGGTCACCACGAACATGCCGAAGTAGAGCAGCGAGGTGCCCAGGTCCTTCTCGAAGACCAGCACCATGAGGCTGACCAACCAGACCACCAGGACCGGGCCGAGGTCGCGCCCACGCGGGAAGTCGATGCCGAGCACCCGCCGGCTCGCCAGCGAGAGCACCTCGCGCTTTCGCACCAGGTAGTACGCGAAGAACGTGAGCAGGGCCAGCTTGGCGAACTCACCCGGCTGAATCGAGAACCCGCCCACCTTGATCCACAGCTTGGCGCCGTTGATCTCGGAGAATCGACCGGGTAGCACCGCCGGGATCATCACCAGCACGATGCCGGCAAGTCCCAGGGTGTACGCGTACCGCGACAGCGTGCGGTGGTCCCGCAGGATCGCCAGCAGCGCGGCGGCGAGCACCACCGCGGCGAGCGTCCAGGCGAGCTGACGGCCACCGGTGCCGGCGAAGATGGCCAGGTCCTCCCGCTCCGCCGGCGCGGCCTCGGCCAGGTCGTAACGCCGCAGGAAGCCCACCCCGATGCCGTTGAGCAGGGCCACCGCCGGCAGCAGCGCCGGATCGGCGAACGGCGCCAGCCAGCGGATCACCACGTGCAGGCCGAGGAACACCAGCCCCAGCGCGGCGGCTGGGATCCAGAAGTCCGGGGTGACCGTGTCGAGCGCCTTCGCCTCGACCATCGCCGCGTACGCCGCCACCAGCACCATGGCGAGCAGGAGCAGGGACAACTCGGCGTTACGCCGGGACCGGGCCAGGCGTACGCCGGACTGCTCGCCCGTCGAGGCGGGCGAGGCTGCCGGTGCGGCGGCTGCGGTCACGGATGAGTCCTCGGGATCGAGCCGGCGCTCACTCCGGCGACCGGCAACCGGCGGGATCGGCCGGCGGAACGGTGTCGGAGGCTACGGCGTCGGGCGTGATGGTCAGCGTCGGCGTCGGCGTACCGGCCACCGGGGTGGGCGAGCCGGGTGTCGGGGTCGGCCCGCCTGGTGCCGGGGTCGGCGGAACGGCGCTGGGGCTCAGCGCCGGGGTCGGCGTCGCCACCGGGGTCGAGCCGGGCGTCGGGTCGGGCGGGCAGAGCGGCTTCAGGTTCGGGTTGGCCGGGTCGTCGCTCGTCAGCTCCGCCAACCGACGCTCGGCGTCCGGCTCGCTCTTGGCCTGGATGCCCTGCTTCACCCGCTCCTGGGCGGCAAGCGTCAGGTCGTCGAGCCGGGACGCGCTGCGCGCGTGCACGTCCGACAGGTCGAGCCCGGCGACCTGGCCGGGCACCCCGCGGAAGACCGCGAGCTGGCCGTCGTCGGTGGCGCCGACGTAGTACTGCCGCTGGGTGTAGGTCCAGCCGCCGAAGACGGCACCGCCGACGATCACCGCCAGCGCGAGCGCCATCGCCACCGTCCGCAGCGGCTTCCGCCGACGCTGCTCGGGCTCGTCGTCGCGGTTGTCGGCCGGCTCCTCGGGGGCGGGCGTGCGCGGGGCGGACAACGCCGAGGCACGGGCCGCCGGGGTGGAGTCGTCGGCCGACGTCGCCATGCCTCGGTCCCGGGCGGCGGCGCCGCCGACGATCGGGGACGCCTCGACGATGTCCTGGTCGGTCGCGTCGGCGATGATCACGGTGATGTTGTCCGGGCCGCCGCCACGGAGCGCGAGCTGCACCAGACGCTCCACGCACTGCTGCGGGTCGGGGTATTCCCGCATGGTGTCGCCGATGGTGTCCGCGCTCACCACGCCGGAGAGGCCGTCGGAGCAGATCAGGTAGCGGTCGCCGGGCAGCACCTGGCGGACGCTGTATTCCGGGTCGATGTCGCGGCCGTCGAGCGCGCGGGTGAGCAACGAGCGCTGGGGGTGGCTGCTCGCCTCCTCGGCGCTGATCCGGCCCTCGTCGACGAGCATCTGGACGTACGTGTCGTCCTTGGTGATCTGCGCGAACTCGCCGTTGCGCAGGAGATAGGCCCGCGAGTCACCGATGTGGACCATGCCGAGCTTGCTGCCGGAGAAGAGGGTCGCGGTGAGCGTGGTGCCCATCCCCTCCAGCTGCGGGTTGGCGTCCACGGTGTCGCGGAGCTGCTGGTTGGCGGTGCCCACGGCGGATCGGAGCGCGTCGACGAGGGCGTCACCCGGGACGTCCTCGTCGAGGGGCGCCATGGCACCGATGACGATGTTGCTGGCGACGTCACCGGCGGCCATGCCGCCCATGCCGTCGGCAACGGCGAGCAGCCGCGGTCCGGCGTAGACGGAATCCTGGTTGCCGTCTCGGATCAGACCGCGGTCGCTGTGGGCCGCGTAGCGCAGGGTCAGAGTCATGGCCGTAATT
The genomic region above belongs to Micromonospora sp. WMMD1128 and contains:
- a CDS encoding FtsW/RodA/SpoVE family cell cycle protein, with translation MVLVAAYAAMVEAKALDTVTPDFWIPAAALGLVFLGLHVVIRWLAPFADPALLPAVALLNGIGVGFLRRYDLAEAAPAEREDLAIFAGTGGRQLAWTLAAVVLAAALLAILRDHRTLSRYAYTLGLAGIVLVMIPAVLPGRFSEINGAKLWIKVGGFSIQPGEFAKLALLTFFAYYLVRKREVLSLASRRVLGIDFPRGRDLGPVLVVWLVSLMVLVFEKDLGTSLLYFGMFVVTLYIATERVSWLLIGLILFFGGAYLAYVLGSTVGGPFANFYDRAQIWLDPFAEPYDRGYQLVQGLLTLGTGGLFGAGPGGGQPNLLPEVQTDFIFAGIGEEIGLFGLSALLVVYLLIVERGLRAALAVRDSFGKLLAGGLAFTLGLQVFVIVGGISKLIPLTGQTTPFLSAGGSSLMANWLLIAVLLRVSDGARRPVTGGGGPAARPTGGPPEQLHGAPTEVIRP
- a CDS encoding PP2C family serine/threonine-protein phosphatase — encoded protein: MTLTLRYAAHSDRGLIRDGNQDSVYAGPRLLAVADGMGGMAAGDVASNIVIGAMAPLDEDVPGDALVDALRSAVGTANQQLRDTVDANPQLEGMGTTLTATLFSGSKLGMVHIGDSRAYLLRNGEFAQITKDDTYVQMLVDEGRISAEEASSHPQRSLLTRALDGRDIDPEYSVRQVLPGDRYLICSDGLSGVVSADTIGDTMREYPDPQQCVERLVQLALRGGGPDNITVIIADATDQDIVEASPIVGGAAARDRGMATSADDSTPAARASALSAPRTPAPEEPADNRDDEPEQRRRKPLRTVAMALALAVIVGGAVFGGWTYTQRQYYVGATDDGQLAVFRGVPGQVAGLDLSDVHARSASRLDDLTLAAQERVKQGIQAKSEPDAERRLAELTSDDPANPNLKPLCPPDPTPGSTPVATPTPALSPSAVPPTPAPGGPTPTPGSPTPVAGTPTPTLTITPDAVASDTVPPADPAGCRSPE